One genomic segment of Candidatus Fukatsuia endosymbiont of Tuberolachnus salignus includes these proteins:
- the infC gene encoding translation initiation factor IF-3 gives MKVGKRVQPVRPNRINREISVKEVRLTGVDGEQIGVVSLNEALAKAQEAGVDLVEISPTAEPPVCRVMDYGKFLYEKSKLTKEQKKKQKVIQVKEIKFRPGTDDGDYQVKLRNLIRFLEDGDKTKVTLRFRGREMAHQEIGKEMLERVRKDLCETSDLAVVESFPARIEGRQMVMVLGPKKKQ, from the coding sequence AAGTCGGAAAACGAGTTCAACCGGTGCGACCTAATCGAATCAACAGAGAGATCTCTGTGAAAGAGGTTCGCTTAACGGGCGTCGATGGTGAGCAGATTGGCGTTGTCAGTCTGAATGAGGCTCTTGCAAAAGCTCAGGAAGCAGGTGTTGATTTAGTAGAAATCAGTCCCACTGCGGAACCGCCGGTCTGTCGTGTTATGGATTACGGCAAATTCCTCTATGAGAAGAGTAAGTTAACAAAAGAGCAAAAAAAGAAGCAAAAAGTTATTCAAGTCAAGGAAATAAAATTCCGTCCAGGCACTGATGATGGCGACTATCAGGTAAAACTACGCAACCTGATACGCTTTTTGGAAGATGGTGACAAAACCAAAGTTACCTTACGGTTCCGTGGACGTGAAATGGCGCACCAGGAGATCGGCAAGGAAATGCTTGAGCGTGTCCGTAAGGATTTGTGTGAGACGTCTGATTTGGCCGTAGTTGAGTCTTTCCCTGCGCGGATTGAAGGCCGTCAGATGGTCATGGTTCTTGGGCCTAAGAAGAAACAGTAG
- the rpmI gene encoding 50S ribosomal protein L35, with product MSKKKMKSVRGAAKRFKKTGSGGFKCKHSGLRHILTKKSTKRKRHLRPKGLVSKNDLGLVVACLPYA from the coding sequence ATGTCAAAGAAAAAAATGAAAAGCGTGCGCGGTGCCGCTAAACGCTTCAAAAAAACCGGGAGTGGTGGTTTTAAATGTAAGCATTCTGGCCTACGTCATATTCTGACTAAAAAATCGACTAAGCGTAAACGTCATTTGCGTCCAAAGGGTCTGGTATCTAAAAATGATCTGGGTCTGGTTGTGGCGTGTCTACCGTATGCATAA
- the rplT gene encoding 50S ribosomal protein L20, whose protein sequence is MARVKRGVVARARHKKVLKQAKGYYGARSRVYRVAFQAVIKAGQYAYRDRRQRKRQFRQLWIARINAAARQNDLSYSLFINGLKKASIEIDRKILADIAVFDKVAFAALVEKSKLVLKSEKEKLALA, encoded by the coding sequence ATGGCTCGGGTAAAACGTGGTGTGGTTGCGCGTGCACGGCATAAGAAAGTATTAAAACAGGCGAAGGGATATTACGGTGCACGTTCGCGCGTGTATCGTGTTGCCTTTCAGGCGGTGATCAAAGCCGGGCAATATGCTTATCGTGATCGTCGGCAACGTAAGCGTCAGTTCCGCCAACTGTGGATCGCACGTATCAATGCAGCGGCGCGTCAAAATGACCTATCTTATAGCCTTTTCATTAATGGTCTGAAAAAAGCCTCTATTGAAATTGATCGCAAGATCCTGGCTGATATTGCGGTTTTTGACAAAGTGGCTTTTGCTGCCTTGGTCGAAAAATCGAAGTTAGTGCTGAAATCTGAAAAAGAGAAATTGGCGCTAGCGTAA
- the pheS gene encoding phenylalanine--tRNA ligase subunit alpha — protein MPHLAELVARAEVAVENAENITALDAVRIEYLGKKGYLSLQMMSLRDLPTEERPAAGAVINQAKQKVQEMLNIRKEMLRLKALNARLAVETIDISLPGRRMENGGLHPVSRTIDRIETFFNELGFSVATGPEIENNYHNFDALNIPVHHPARADHDTFWFDSTRLLRTQTSGVQIRVMQGQPPPIRIIVPGRVYRNDYDHTHTPMFHQMEGLMVDRNVSFTNLKGIIHDFLKNFFEEDLQIRFRPSYFPFTEPSAEVDVMGKDGKWLEVLGCGMVHPSVLRNVGVDQEIYSAFAFGMGIERLTMLRYGVTDLRAFFENDWRFLKQFK, from the coding sequence ATGCCACATCTCGCAGAATTGGTTGCCAGAGCTGAAGTAGCCGTAGAAAATGCCGAAAATATTACCGCCCTCGATGCGGTGCGTATCGAATATTTAGGTAAAAAAGGCTATTTAAGTCTTCAAATGATGTCACTACGTGATCTGCCAACCGAAGAACGCCCCGCAGCCGGTGCGGTAATTAATCAGGCTAAACAAAAAGTGCAAGAAATGCTCAACATCCGCAAGGAGATGCTGAGATTAAAGGCGCTTAATGCGCGTCTGGCGGTGGAAACCATTGATATTTCACTGCCTGGACGTCGTATGGAAAACGGGGGGCTACATCCCGTAAGTCGTACTATTGATCGCATTGAAACCTTTTTTAACGAGCTGGGTTTTTCTGTCGCCACAGGGCCGGAAATTGAAAATAATTATCATAATTTTGATGCGCTAAATATTCCGGTTCACCATCCAGCGCGTGCTGATCATGATACTTTCTGGTTTGATAGCACCCGTTTATTGCGTACCCAGACCTCAGGGGTACAGATCCGCGTTATGCAAGGACAGCCACCGCCAATTCGCATTATTGTGCCAGGGCGTGTCTATCGTAATGACTACGACCATACTCACACGCCAATGTTCCATCAGATGGAAGGTTTGATGGTTGATCGCAACGTCAGCTTTACTAATCTGAAAGGAATTATCCATGATTTTCTGAAAAATTTCTTTGAAGAAGATCTGCAAATCCGTTTCCGTCCTTCTTATTTTCCATTTACTGAGCCTTCGGCTGAAGTTGATGTCATGGGCAAGGATGGCAAATGGCTCGAGGTGCTTGGTTGTGGTATGGTTCATCCAAGTGTGCTACGCAATGTAGGTGTCGATCAGGAGATTTATTCCGCTTTTGCCTTCGGTATGGGGATAGAACGCCTTACCATGTTACGTTACGGCGTCACTGATTTACGCGCATTTTTTGAAAATGACTGGCGTTTTCTCAAACAGTTTAAGTAA
- the pheT gene encoding phenylalanine--tRNA ligase subunit beta produces MKFSELWLREWVNPAISSDLLADQITMAGLEVDAIDTVAGDFHGVVIGHVVECGQHPNADKLRVTKVDIGTGHLLDIVCGAPNCRQGLKVAVAIVGAVLPAGLKIKATKLRGAPSEGMLCSAFELGFGEDQVGIIELPASASIGTDIREFLQLNDNIIEINVTPNRADCLSIIGVARDLAVVNRLPLIEPEIIPLNVTLQDTLPIHVLETSACPRYLGRIVKGINLSIATPQWMSEKLRRCGIRPIDPVVDITNYVLMELGQPMHAFDLDRIDSEIVVRFAAEGEKLTLLDGSKAHLDADTLVIADRQKVLAMAGVLGGEHSGINKQTRNLLLECAFFNPLAIAGRARRYGLHTDASHRYERGVDPALQYKAMERATRLLIDICGGEASSIIDVTTEKALPKVATINLRYEKLCRLLGHSIPEQQVSDILRRLGCQVTEKGNSWQIVAPSWRFDMQIEEDLIEEIARIYGYNCIPNIPIKADLLMTPHPEADLSLKRVKTLLVDRGYQEAITYSFVDPEMQALLHPQQESLILPNPISADMSAMRLSLLTGLLSAVIYNQHRQQTRLRMFESGLCFTPDKSAEFEVRQDLMLAGVITGNCLEKHWDLPSRQVDFYDLKGDLEAILELTGKLSMVQFRGETHPALHPGQSAGIYLSDESIGFIGVVHPRLEEKLGLHGRTVVFELQCNKLANLTLPGVCEISRFPANRRDIAIVVAEDIPAADILAECEKISVNQIVGVNLFDVYCGKGISEGRKGLAISLTLQDTTRTLEEEEIAATVEKCVTALKQRFQASLRD; encoded by the coding sequence ATGAAGTTCAGTGAACTTTGGTTACGCGAATGGGTTAACCCTGCGATTAGCAGTGATTTATTAGCCGATCAAATTACGATGGCGGGCCTGGAAGTCGATGCGATTGATACGGTCGCGGGTGATTTTCATGGCGTGGTTATCGGTCATGTTGTCGAATGTGGTCAACACCCGAATGCAGATAAACTACGAGTAACAAAAGTTGATATTGGCACGGGTCACCTCCTGGATATTGTCTGCGGCGCGCCAAATTGTCGGCAGGGATTGAAAGTGGCAGTGGCGATTGTAGGTGCAGTGCTGCCCGCTGGGCTTAAGATTAAAGCAACCAAGCTACGTGGTGCTCCTTCTGAAGGGATGCTGTGTTCGGCATTTGAACTCGGTTTCGGTGAAGATCAGGTCGGTATCATTGAACTCCCTGCTTCAGCATCTATAGGTACGGATATTCGTGAATTTTTGCAATTGAACGATAATATTATCGAGATCAATGTAACGCCGAACCGTGCCGATTGTTTAAGCATTATCGGTGTAGCGCGTGATCTGGCTGTTGTTAATCGATTGCCGTTAATAGAGCCAGAGATCATTCCGCTAAACGTTACCCTCCAAGACACTTTGCCAATTCATGTGTTAGAGACGTCAGCATGTCCCCGTTATCTTGGTCGGATAGTTAAGGGGATTAATCTGTCTATTGCTACTCCACAATGGATGAGTGAGAAGCTGCGTCGTTGTGGCATTCGTCCGATTGATCCGGTGGTTGATATCACCAATTATGTGTTGATGGAACTGGGGCAGCCGATGCATGCCTTTGATCTGGATCGCATTGACAGTGAAATCGTGGTTCGTTTCGCGGCGGAAGGTGAAAAGCTAACATTATTGGATGGTAGCAAAGCGCACTTAGACGCTGATACATTAGTGATTGCCGATCGACAAAAGGTGTTAGCGATGGCGGGTGTTTTAGGCGGTGAGCACTCTGGTATTAATAAGCAGACCCGTAATCTACTGTTGGAATGTGCTTTCTTTAATCCATTGGCGATTGCTGGTCGTGCACGTCGCTATGGTTTACACACTGATGCCTCTCATCGCTATGAACGTGGGGTAGATCCGGCGTTGCAATATAAAGCAATGGAGAGAGCGACCCGTTTACTGATTGATATCTGTGGTGGAGAGGCGAGTTCGATTATTGATGTGACCACAGAAAAAGCTCTGCCAAAAGTGGCAACTATCAACCTAAGGTATGAAAAATTGTGCCGTTTGTTGGGGCATTCTATTCCAGAGCAGCAAGTGAGTGATATTTTACGCCGTTTAGGTTGTCAGGTGACGGAAAAAGGAAATAGTTGGCAAATTGTGGCTCCGAGCTGGCGTTTTGATATGCAGATTGAAGAAGATTTGATTGAAGAAATTGCGCGTATTTACGGTTACAACTGTATTCCAAATATACCGATAAAAGCGGATTTGCTAATGACTCCGCATCCTGAAGCGGATTTATCACTGAAGCGAGTGAAGACGCTGTTGGTTGACCGTGGTTATCAGGAAGCCATCACTTATAGTTTTGTTGATCCTGAAATGCAAGCTTTACTGCATCCACAGCAAGAATCCCTGATTTTACCAAACCCAATCTCGGCTGATATGTCAGCCATGCGTTTATCACTGTTAACCGGCTTACTCTCCGCAGTGATTTATAACCAGCATCGCCAGCAGACACGTTTGCGTATGTTTGAAAGTGGTCTATGCTTTACCCCTGATAAATCGGCTGAGTTTGAGGTGAGACAAGATCTAATGCTCGCTGGTGTTATTACCGGTAATTGTTTGGAAAAGCATTGGGATCTTCCCAGTCGACAGGTAGATTTTTATGATTTAAAAGGGGATCTCGAGGCTATTCTAGAGCTTACTGGCAAACTGTCCATGGTGCAATTTCGTGGCGAAACCCATCCGGCGTTACACCCGGGACAAAGTGCAGGAATTTATTTATCTGATGAATCGATTGGTTTCATCGGTGTGGTTCATCCAAGATTGGAAGAGAAGCTAGGTTTACATGGTCGTACAGTGGTGTTTGAATTACAGTGTAATAAGCTAGCAAATCTTACCTTACCTGGTGTCTGCGAGATCTCTCGTTTTCCGGCAAACCGTCGTGACATCGCGATTGTCGTGGCTGAAGATATCCCAGCAGCGGATATTTTGGCAGAATGCGAGAAAATTAGCGTAAATCAGATAGTTGGAGTAAACTTGTTTGATGTGTACTGTGGTAAGGGCATCAGTGAAGGCCGTAAGGGCTTGGCTATTAGTTTGACGTTGCAGGATACCACCCGGACACTAGAAGAAGAGGAAATTGCCGCTACTGTTGAAAAATGTGTAACGGCTTTAAAACAGCGATTCCAAGCATCCTTGAGGGATTGA
- a CDS encoding integration host factor subunit alpha yields the protein MGLTKDKMSENLLNKFEILNQEMAKILVDLFFSEIRHALQNGEEVKLCNFGSFKLRDKPPRPGRNPKTSEPKLITARRVVTFRPSDEFKKQVVNASPKK from the coding sequence ATGGGGCTTACCAAAGATAAAATGTCAGAAAATCTGCTTAACAAGTTTGAGATACTTAATCAGGAGATGGCCAAAATTCTGGTAGACTTGTTCTTTAGTGAGATACGTCATGCTTTACAAAATGGTGAAGAAGTTAAATTATGTAACTTTGGCAGCTTTAAGTTGCGGGATAAACCTCCGCGTCCGGGGCGTAATCCGAAGACCTCTGAACCGAAACTTATTACGGCACGTCGTGTCGTGACTTTTCGTCCTTCTGATGAGTTCAAAAAGCAAGTAGTGAATGCTTCACCCAAAAAATAG
- a CDS encoding helix-turn-helix transcriptional regulator has protein sequence MDNTDHEKSTDFKQLIVGSLESPALKSFMENKEEAWGIRDIKSRFVYMNRATLDFANLPPGFDFEGKLDSECPASFADFETELQEQDRKTEESRRSVSVIETHYFGRENKLQPYLCRKSPLYNEAKKCIGTVFQLKKYNSLSLPHYVNRLAPSVLLLDPPTEIFTERELEVVFFLQHPLQAKTIAQKFGFSQGEVEKHRENIYQKTNVYSSNQFKEFCKAAGLDRYIPPKLIQPNVKC, from the coding sequence ATGGATAATACTGATCATGAAAAATCTACTGATTTTAAACAGTTAATTGTAGGCTCGCTTGAATCACCTGCGCTTAAGTCGTTTATGGAGAATAAAGAGGAGGCCTGGGGAATAAGGGATATCAAGTCGAGGTTTGTGTATATGAATAGAGCGACCCTCGATTTTGCTAATCTACCGCCCGGGTTTGATTTTGAGGGTAAGCTGGATAGTGAATGTCCGGCGTCTTTTGCAGATTTTGAAACCGAACTCCAGGAGCAGGATCGTAAAACTGAAGAGAGCCGGCGATCGGTTTCTGTCATTGAGACACATTATTTTGGACGGGAAAACAAACTTCAGCCCTATTTGTGTCGCAAGTCTCCTTTGTATAACGAAGCTAAAAAGTGTATCGGCACCGTTTTTCAGTTAAAAAAGTACAACTCCCTCTCGTTACCGCACTATGTCAACAGACTCGCTCCCTCTGTATTGCTTTTGGATCCGCCTACCGAGATATTCACTGAAAGAGAACTTGAAGTGGTGTTTTTCCTGCAACACCCCTTACAAGCTAAGACGATAGCGCAAAAATTCGGTTTTTCTCAGGGGGAAGTAGAAAAGCATAGGGAAAATATCTACCAAAAGACGAATGTTTATTCATCAAACCAATTTAAGGAATTTTGTAAAGCAGCAGGCCTGGATCGGTATATTCCCCCCAAATTAATACAGCCTAACGTTAAATGTTAA
- a CDS encoding IS4 family transposase: MKNDSGEIGLLVESIVKSGNRHMKTVTGNGNEWIREEFHQIDFGDKRLKERFFETAGLLSSKASGSIYPSCHGSWSQAKGAYRFFSNERVSESALFRTHCVQTQKRLEGHSLVFSLQDTSELNFDSHKKTEGLGSISKAYHKHKMGLMLHASLMVTQEGLPLGLSSLKCWSRVSREEPPQEKQRRLYQSTMKEKESIKWIETFYETAALIPKDTCLITLGDREADIFELFRVASSLKTFFIIRNRKDRKFIDEKGKKTTVQTALSKTPILKTIALTLPKNQQRVARTAYVDIRSISGWLPIRNNLVYGPTNKDASRHIHEKVHVSAISVKEQPPPEGVAPVEWVLLTNLTATDAFEAEEKVNGYRLRWKIEEFFKTLKSGCCVEQCRLNTATKLTKMITLKSIIAFKLMYMTKMAALCPEATCTDVLSKIEWQTLYCRIQTTSRLPEHPPTVLQAITWLGQLGGFLNRRAEGLPGIMSLWRGYEILQENVRLFIILNNKNCG; encoded by the coding sequence ATGAAAAATGATTCAGGTGAAATTGGATTATTGGTAGAGTCAATAGTTAAATCAGGAAACAGGCACATGAAAACAGTAACGGGTAATGGGAATGAGTGGATCCGTGAAGAATTTCATCAAATTGATTTCGGAGATAAACGCCTTAAAGAGCGTTTTTTTGAAACAGCGGGCTTATTATCATCAAAAGCGTCAGGTTCAATTTACCCAAGCTGTCATGGTTCCTGGTCACAGGCCAAAGGAGCTTATCGATTTTTTAGCAATGAGAGAGTGAGCGAGAGCGCGCTATTCCGTACACATTGTGTGCAAACACAAAAACGTCTGGAGGGGCATTCACTGGTTTTTTCTCTTCAGGACACATCAGAGTTGAACTTTGACTCACATAAAAAGACAGAGGGGTTGGGAAGTATATCTAAAGCCTATCACAAACATAAAATGGGGTTGATGCTTCATGCAAGTTTGATGGTAACTCAGGAGGGCTTGCCGCTTGGGTTATCCTCGCTTAAATGCTGGTCACGTGTTTCCCGAGAGGAACCCCCTCAGGAAAAACAGCGGCGGCTTTATCAATCGACAATGAAAGAGAAAGAAAGTATTAAGTGGATAGAGACCTTCTACGAGACAGCGGCGCTGATACCCAAAGATACCTGCTTAATCACGCTGGGAGACAGAGAAGCGGATATTTTCGAACTTTTTCGGGTTGCAAGCTCACTAAAAACATTTTTTATTATCCGCAACCGGAAAGACAGAAAATTTATCGATGAAAAGGGGAAAAAAACAACGGTGCAAACCGCCTTGTCAAAGACGCCGATTTTAAAAACCATAGCACTTACCCTGCCCAAAAATCAGCAAAGGGTAGCAAGAACGGCTTATGTGGATATTCGCTCCATTTCAGGCTGGCTCCCCATTAGAAATAATCTAGTTTATGGGCCTACCAATAAAGACGCTTCACGGCATATCCATGAAAAGGTTCACGTATCTGCCATCAGTGTTAAAGAACAGCCTCCTCCAGAAGGAGTAGCGCCTGTCGAATGGGTATTATTGACCAATTTGACGGCCACTGACGCCTTTGAAGCAGAAGAGAAAGTGAATGGGTATAGACTGAGATGGAAGATAGAAGAGTTCTTCAAAACACTGAAATCAGGATGTTGTGTTGAACAATGTCGTTTAAATACGGCAACCAAACTAACGAAAATGATCACCCTCAAAAGCATTATCGCCTTCAAACTGATGTATATGACCAAAATGGCAGCGTTGTGTCCTGAGGCTACCTGCACCGATGTGTTGTCAAAGATAGAATGGCAAACGCTGTATTGCAGAATACAGACAACAAGCCGCCTTCCCGAGCATCCCCCCACAGTGCTTCAGGCAATAACATGGCTGGGTCAATTGGGAGGATTTCTTAACCGACGTGCCGAGGGTTTACCGGGAATCATGTCGCTTTGGCGAGGGTATGAGATCCTGCAAGAAAATGTGAGATTGTTCATTATTCTTAATAACAAAAATTGTGGGTAA
- a CDS encoding IS630 transposase-related protein — MSHSVDFRRKVLGIREQENLSIRETAKRFHIGSASVTRWLSRIEVKASSPRRRKLDKVALAEDVALYPDAYQRERAARFQVCQKAIWQALKNLGVTYKKKPASSQGRRRDTARLPGHDSLL, encoded by the coding sequence ATGAGCCACTCTGTCGATTTTCGCCGTAAAGTTCTGGGTATTCGAGAGCAAGAAAACTTGAGTATCAGAGAGACCGCTAAACGCTTCCACATTGGTTCAGCTTCCGTTACCCGCTGGCTCAGTCGTATCGAGGTTAAAGCTTCTTCCCCCCGTCGGCGTAAGCTTGATAAAGTGGCGTTAGCTGAAGATGTTGCACTTTATCCCGATGCTTACCAACGGGAACGGGCGGCGCGCTTTCAGGTGTGCCAGAAAGCCATTTGGCAGGCACTGAAAAACCTGGGCGTCACCTATAAAAAAAAACCTGCGTCATCCCAAGGCAGACGAAGAGACACGGCGCGCCTTCCAGGACACGATAGCCTGCTATAA
- the glnA gene encoding glutamate--ammonia ligase: MIQKHEVKFVDLRFTDTKGKEQHVTVPAHQINDDFHENGKMFDGSSIAGWKGINESDMVLMPDAETAVMDPFFEDATLIIRCDICEPGTLQGYDRDPRSISKRAENYLKKSGIADSVLFGPEPEFFLFDDVRFGSSISGSHVAIDDIEGAWNSSTKYETGNKGHRPAVKGGYFPVPPIDSSQDLRSALCLTMESMGLTVEAHHHEVATAGQNEVATRFNTMTKKADEIQIYKYVVHNIAHAFGKTATFMPKPMFGDNGSGMHCHMSLLQGKINLFDGDQYGGLSQTALFYIGGIIKHAKAINAFTNPTTNSYKRLVPGYEAPVMLAYSARNRSASIRIPIVANPQARRIEVRFPDPAANPYLAFAAQLMAGLDGIANKVDPGAAMDKNLYDLPPEEAKEIPTVAGSLEEALAALNADREFLTRGGVFTQDAIDAYIALRNVEVDRVRMTPHPLEFEMYYSV, from the coding sequence ATGATACAAAAGCATGAGGTGAAATTTGTAGATTTACGTTTTACCGACACCAAAGGGAAAGAGCAGCATGTCACTGTGCCTGCTCACCAAATCAATGATGACTTCCACGAAAACGGTAAAATGTTTGATGGCTCTTCCATTGCCGGTTGGAAAGGTATCAACGAATCTGACATGGTGCTCATGCCAGATGCTGAAACAGCAGTGATGGATCCGTTTTTCGAAGATGCTACCCTGATTATCCGTTGTGATATTTGCGAACCTGGCACCCTGCAAGGGTATGACCGTGATCCGCGCTCTATCTCTAAACGTGCAGAAAATTATTTAAAAAAATCAGGGATTGCTGATAGTGTGTTATTCGGACCGGAACCCGAATTCTTCCTGTTTGATGATGTCCGCTTTGGTAGCAGCATTTCAGGTTCTCATGTCGCTATAGATGATATCGAAGGTGCATGGAATTCTTCTACTAAATACGAGACCGGTAACAAAGGCCATCGACCCGCGGTGAAAGGCGGTTATTTCCCTGTTCCCCCAATAGATTCCTCACAAGATCTACGTTCTGCTCTGTGTTTGACGATGGAGTCTATGGGTCTGACCGTTGAGGCGCATCATCACGAGGTAGCAACTGCAGGTCAAAATGAAGTGGCAACCCGTTTCAATACCATGACCAAAAAAGCAGATGAAATTCAGATTTACAAATATGTCGTACATAATATCGCTCATGCCTTTGGTAAAACCGCAACCTTTATGCCAAAGCCTATGTTTGGTGACAACGGTTCCGGTATGCATTGCCATATGTCACTATTACAAGGAAAAATTAACCTGTTCGACGGTGATCAATACGGTGGTTTGTCTCAAACAGCCCTGTTCTATATCGGTGGCATCATCAAACATGCGAAAGCCATCAACGCTTTTACCAACCCGACCACCAATTCTTACAAACGTTTGGTGCCAGGCTATGAAGCACCGGTCATGTTGGCCTACTCTGCCCGTAACCGTTCTGCTTCTATCCGCATTCCTATTGTTGCCAACCCCCAAGCACGCCGTATTGAAGTTCGTTTCCCTGATCCTGCTGCCAACCCCTATTTGGCCTTTGCCGCTCAATTAATGGCGGGTCTTGATGGCATCGCCAATAAAGTTGACCCTGGTGCAGCAATGGACAAGAATTTATACGACCTCCCACCGGAAGAAGCCAAAGAGATCCCAACAGTAGCGGGTTCTCTAGAAGAAGCACTGGCAGCCTTGAATGCCGATCGCGAATTTTTAACCCGTGGTGGTGTTTTTACTCAGGATGCCATTGACGCTTACATCGCTTTGCGCAACGTAGAAGTAGACCGCGTACGTATGACACCTCATCCGCTTGAATTTGAAATGTATTACAGTGTATAA
- the typA gene encoding ribosome-dependent GTPase TypA has product MTNKNLRNIAIIAHVDHGKTTLVDKLLQQSGTFDERVEATERVMDSNDLEKERGITILAKNTAIKWKGYHINIVDTPGHADFGGEVERVMSMVDSVLLVVDAMDGPMPQTRFVTKKAFEHGLKPIVVINKVDRPGARPDWVVDQVLDLFVNLGATEEQCGFIDHIIYASALMGIAGNTHHEMAKDMTPLYQAIVDHVPAPKVDPDGTLQMQISQLDYNSYVGVIGIGRIKRGVVKPNQQVTIIDSTGKTRNGKVGKVFSHMGLERIETALAEAGDIIAITGLGELHISDTLCDVNAVEALPALSVDEPTVSMYFCVNTSPFCGKEGKYVTSRQILERLKKELIHNVALRVEETEDADAFHVSGRGELHLSILIENMRREGFELAVSRPKVINRKVDGRDQEPFENVTLDIEEQHQGAVMQALGERKGEIKNMDPDGKGRVRLDYLIPSRGLIGFRTEFMTITSGTGLLYSTFSHYDDVRPGEIGQRQNGVLISNGQGKAVAFALYGLQDRGKLFLGHGAEVYEGQIIGIHSRSNDLTVNCLTGKKLTNMRASGTDEATTLVPPIKKSLEQALEFINDDELVETTPVSIRIRKRYLTENDRKRANRGGKDA; this is encoded by the coding sequence GTGACTAATAAGAATTTGCGCAATATCGCCATTATCGCACACGTTGACCATGGAAAAACCACCCTGGTTGACAAATTGTTACAACAATCCGGTACCTTTGATGAGCGTGTTGAAGCGACAGAGCGAGTAATGGATTCCAACGATTTGGAAAAAGAGCGCGGGATCACTATCCTGGCAAAAAATACCGCCATTAAATGGAAGGGATATCATATTAATATTGTCGATACACCGGGGCATGCCGATTTTGGTGGCGAGGTGGAGCGGGTAATGTCGATGGTTGACTCGGTGTTGTTGGTCGTCGATGCGATGGATGGTCCAATGCCACAAACGCGTTTTGTGACTAAAAAAGCCTTTGAACATGGTTTGAAACCCATTGTGGTTATCAACAAGGTTGATCGCCCTGGTGCGCGTCCTGACTGGGTGGTTGATCAGGTACTCGATCTGTTTGTCAACCTGGGTGCTACTGAAGAACAGTGTGGTTTCATAGACCATATCATCTACGCATCAGCATTAATGGGTATCGCAGGTAATACTCATCATGAGATGGCGAAAGATATGACGCCTTTGTATCAAGCTATTGTTGATCATGTTCCTGCCCCTAAAGTTGATCCTGATGGCACATTACAGATGCAGATCTCACAGCTGGATTACAACAGCTATGTGGGTGTTATCGGTATCGGTCGCATCAAACGTGGTGTCGTTAAGCCTAACCAACAGGTCACTATTATTGATAGTACAGGTAAAACACGTAATGGCAAAGTGGGTAAGGTATTCAGTCATATGGGGCTGGAACGTATTGAAACCGCGTTGGCGGAGGCGGGTGATATTATTGCTATTACTGGCCTCGGTGAGTTGCATATTTCTGATACCCTTTGTGATGTCAATGCAGTTGAAGCACTGCCTGCGCTTTCTGTCGATGAACCTACCGTTAGCATGTATTTCTGCGTTAATACCTCGCCATTTTGCGGTAAAGAAGGTAAATACGTTACCTCGCGTCAGATCTTGGAACGTCTGAAAAAAGAGTTAATACACAATGTTGCCTTGCGAGTAGAAGAAACAGAAGATGCTGATGCATTCCATGTTTCTGGCCGTGGTGAACTTCATCTATCAATACTGATCGAAAATATGCGCCGTGAAGGTTTTGAACTGGCGGTATCTCGTCCAAAAGTAATTAATCGTAAAGTCGATGGCCGTGATCAAGAGCCTTTTGAAAACGTAACCCTGGATATTGAAGAACAGCATCAGGGAGCGGTTATGCAGGCCTTGGGGGAGCGTAAAGGCGAGATAAAGAATATGGATCCTGACGGCAAAGGCCGTGTTCGTTTGGATTATTTGATCCCAAGTCGTGGTTTGATTGGTTTCCGCACTGAATTTATGACCATAACTTCGGGCACAGGCTTACTTTACTCAACTTTTAGTCATTATGATGATGTGCGCCCAGGCGAAATCGGTCAGCGTCAAAATGGCGTACTGATTTCCAATGGTCAAGGTAAAGCGGTCGCTTTTGCACTGTATGGCCTGCAAGATCGTGGTAAGTTGTTTCTGGGGCACGGTGCTGAAGTCTATGAAGGCCAGATCATTGGTATCCATTCACGTTCTAATGATCTCACGGTTAACTGTTTGACAGGTAAAAAATTAACCAATATGCGTGCATCCGGTACTGACGAGGCCACGACCTTGGTTCCTCCTATCAAAAAATCTTTAGAACAGGCATTGGAATTTATTAATGATGATGAGCTTGTGGAAACAACGCCAGTATCCATCCGCATCCGCAAACGTTATCTCACGGAAAATGATCGTAAGCGTGCTAACCGTGGTGGCAAAGATGCTTGA